In Hasllibacter sp. MH4015, the following proteins share a genomic window:
- a CDS encoding PAS-domain containing protein has translation MPRERITESFTRAGLNLIQQALSIYDADLRLAVSNRPFQEMFGLPERLVSPGAGFEDTIRYLVESGEYGAVDDVDDFVRTRVEQARAFQPHYMERTRANGRTISVEGSPLPDGGWVTVYTDITPAKRQEALLRARSEELSDQLLSHAEELSRTNRQLEATIAQLQEAKAALGELEARTRTVTEMTPAHIAHVDADGYYTFTNRRLSSLLPGRQSDIVGRSFAEALGADTAAMLQPKLAAAADGTPTLTEFTDPSSGRRIRTAFTPDERGEGGVYLLSTDVTQETQARAALEQTHKREMAAQLTSGLAHDFANLLTIILGLQTQLEKMPLPDGAKDLTAATRLAVRRGGRLLDKIADMTGAREVRPAPVVIDDFLASFEPLARATLPGSVTLDLQNALSHKALMLDAGSVQDGLLNLVLNARDAMEGKGAITVSLRDVKGTWLEIRVTDTGPGFSDAALDSALNPFFTTKGQDGSGLGLTMVYDLVKLAGGTVQIGNTEGGAQVLLRLPLRPVTDETQPRLILLVDDVDEIRTQVREDLIGLGHRVLEAASAEEALALADLPGLDWVLSDIRLGAVDGVALLTDIAAHHPHLHLALMTSLPASDPLRMTGARRWPVLDKPVDPGALHALMTQEVAA, from the coding sequence ATGCCACGCGAACGCATCACGGAGAGCTTTACCCGCGCCGGTCTGAACCTGATCCAGCAGGCGCTGTCGATCTACGATGCCGATTTGCGGCTGGCCGTCAGCAACCGCCCGTTCCAGGAGATGTTCGGCCTGCCCGAACGTCTGGTCAGTCCGGGCGCCGGGTTCGAAGATACGATCCGCTACCTTGTCGAAAGCGGTGAATATGGCGCGGTCGACGACGTGGACGATTTCGTGCGAACCCGCGTCGAACAGGCCCGCGCGTTTCAACCCCATTACATGGAACGCACCCGCGCGAATGGCCGGACCATCTCCGTCGAAGGCTCGCCCCTGCCCGATGGTGGCTGGGTCACGGTCTATACCGACATCACCCCCGCCAAGCGGCAGGAGGCGCTTTTGCGCGCCCGGTCCGAGGAATTGTCCGACCAGCTTCTGTCCCACGCGGAGGAGCTGTCGCGCACAAACCGCCAGTTGGAGGCCACGATCGCCCAATTGCAGGAGGCGAAGGCCGCCTTGGGGGAGTTGGAGGCCCGCACCCGCACCGTGACGGAGATGACGCCCGCCCACATCGCCCATGTCGATGCGGACGGATATTACACCTTCACCAACCGCCGCCTGTCGTCGCTTTTGCCCGGGCGGCAAAGCGATATCGTCGGACGATCCTTCGCGGAGGCGCTCGGGGCGGACACCGCGGCCATGTTGCAGCCCAAGCTTGCCGCGGCCGCCGATGGCACGCCGACGCTGACGGAATTCACCGATCCCAGTTCCGGGCGGCGCATCCGCACGGCCTTCACGCCCGACGAACGCGGCGAGGGCGGGGTGTACCTTCTGTCCACCGACGTCACCCAGGAAACCCAGGCCCGCGCGGCGCTGGAGCAGACCCACAAGAGAGAGATGGCGGCGCAACTCACCAGTGGCCTTGCCCACGATTTCGCCAACCTGCTGACCATCATCCTCGGCCTGCAAACGCAGTTGGAGAAGATGCCCCTGCCCGACGGCGCAAAGGACCTGACGGCGGCCACGCGCCTTGCGGTGCGGCGCGGCGGGCGATTGCTCGACAAGATCGCCGACATGACCGGCGCGCGGGAGGTGCGGCCCGCCCCGGTCGTGATCGACGACTTCCTCGCCAGTTTCGAGCCGCTGGCCCGCGCGACCCTGCCCGGTTCGGTGACGCTCGACCTGCAGAACGCCCTGTCGCACAAGGCCCTGATGCTGGATGCGGGATCGGTCCAGGACGGGCTTTTGAACCTGGTCCTGAATGCCCGCGACGCGATGGAGGGCAAGGGGGCGATCACCGTGAGCTTGCGCGACGTCAAGGGGACGTGGCTGGAGATCCGCGTCACCGATACCGGCCCGGGCTTTTCGGACGCCGCGTTAGACAGTGCGCTCAATCCGTTTTTCACCACCAAGGGGCAGGACGGTTCGGGCCTTGGCCTGACAATGGTCTACGACCTTGTGAAGCTGGCGGGCGGCACGGTGCAGATCGGCAATACCGAAGGCGGCGCGCAGGTCCTTCTGCGCCTGCCGCTGCGCCCCGTGACCGATGAGACGCAGCCGCGCCTGATCCTCTTGGTCGATGACGTGGACGAGATCCGCACGCAGGTGCGGGAGGATCTGATCGGCCTCGGCCACAGGGTGCTGGAGGCCGCATCGGCGGAGGAGGCGCTGGCCCTTGCCGATCTTCCGGGCCTTGATTGGGTCCTGTCGGATATTCGCCTGGGCGCGGTGGATGGCGTGGCGCTTCTGACGGATATCGCCGCGCATCACCCGCATCTGCACCTCGCCCTCATGACGTCCCTGCCCGCATCCGATCCGCTGCGGATGACGGGGGCACGGCGCTGGCCGGTACTGGACAAGCCGGTCGATCCCGGCGCGCTTCACGCGCTGATGACCCAAGAGGTCGCGGCATGA
- a CDS encoding response regulator transcription factor yields the protein MSAPLVTILDDEPQIRAMLSDALTEAGFRTLTFARATEFEAALRKTTPDVCLVDLGLPDRDGLALVHRLALESGSSIIIISGRAQVQDRVTGLELGADDYIIKPFDPVEVVARVRARLRSPKAPDRAQAVAMFNGWTASFDSYTLVAEDGSQTPFSHAEGEVLRLFLESPKRLISRQQMQESLGGAAGESFDRAMDVRISRLRTKLREDPKNPRLIKTIYGAGYIFLGEVRWT from the coding sequence ATGAGCGCGCCCCTCGTCACGATCCTGGATGATGAGCCGCAGATCCGCGCGATGCTGTCCGATGCCCTGACGGAGGCCGGGTTCCGCACCCTCACCTTCGCCCGCGCGACGGAGTTCGAGGCGGCGTTGCGCAAGACCACGCCCGATGTCTGCCTTGTCGATCTGGGCCTGCCGGACCGGGACGGGCTGGCGCTGGTGCATCGGCTGGCGCTCGAATCCGGGTCGTCGATCATCATCATCTCTGGCCGCGCGCAGGTGCAGGATCGCGTGACAGGGCTGGAGCTGGGGGCGGACGACTACATCATCAAGCCGTTCGATCCGGTGGAGGTCGTGGCCCGCGTCCGTGCCCGCCTGCGCAGCCCGAAAGCACCCGATCGTGCGCAGGCCGTTGCCATGTTCAACGGCTGGACCGCGTCCTTCGACAGCTACACGCTGGTGGCCGAAGACGGGTCGCAAACACCGTTTTCCCACGCGGAGGGGGAGGTGCTGCGCCTGTTCCTCGAATCGCCGAAACGCCTGATCTCCCGCCAGCAGATGCAGGAAAGCCTGGGCGGGGCGGCGGGCGAAAGTTTTGACAGGGCGATGGATGTCCGCATCTCGCGCCTGCGCACGAAGCTGCGCGAAGACCCGAAAAACCCGCGCCTGATCAAGACGATCTACGGCGCGGGTTATATCTTTCTCGGTGAAGTGCGCTGGACCTAG
- a CDS encoding DUF2383 domain-containing protein, with amino-acid sequence MATPAAPYPPVQPIEADETRADIDAIQKALTRTCDALAGYDKMVEEAEAEVLPILRKIHEIHRVHAGQLASLINGMGGTPDTDGSVMTTVNKTVISLRALFDEIDDDALERAIDGEEYVTDAFHDAMAEVPEGPDRQALADMLAELEAVLDEARAIAD; translated from the coding sequence ATGGCCACCCCCGCCGCCCCCTACCCGCCCGTGCAACCGATCGAAGCCGACGAAACCCGCGCCGATATCGACGCCATCCAGAAAGCCCTGACGCGCACCTGTGACGCGCTGGCCGGCTACGACAAAATGGTCGAAGAGGCCGAGGCAGAGGTTCTGCCGATCCTGCGCAAGATCCACGAGATCCACCGGGTTCATGCCGGTCAGCTTGCCTCCCTCATCAACGGGATGGGCGGCACGCCGGACACCGACGGCTCTGTCATGACGACGGTGAACAAGACCGTCATCTCGCTCCGTGCCCTGTTCGATGAGATCGACGACGACGCGCTGGAACGCGCCATCGACGGAGAGGAATACGTGACCGACGCTTTCCACGACGCCATGGCCGAAGTGCCGGAAGGTCCGGACCGCCAGGCGCTTGCCGACATGCTGGCAGAATTGGAAGCGGTGCTGGACGAAGCCCGCGCCATCGCGGACTAG
- a CDS encoding DUF3775 domain-containing protein, with protein sequence MDITARSVAQVILMGHEMERAEGELRGFLEGLGPEEQADLVAIFWIGRGSFEAEDFAEARATAMAEASVPTADYLFGSPHFADHLEAGAEALGLDVADQEDDLL encoded by the coding sequence ATGGACATCACGGCAAGATCGGTGGCGCAGGTGATCCTGATGGGTCACGAGATGGAACGGGCCGAGGGCGAGTTGCGCGGCTTTCTGGAAGGATTGGGACCGGAGGAGCAGGCCGATCTGGTCGCGATCTTCTGGATCGGGCGCGGCAGCTTCGAGGCGGAGGATTTCGCGGAGGCCCGCGCGACGGCGATGGCGGAGGCGTCAGTGCCGACCGCGGACTACCTGTTCGGCAGCCCTCATTTTGCCGACCACCTGGAAGCGGGCGCGGAGGCCCTGGGTCTTGACGTGGCAGATCAGGAAGACGACCTGCTCTGA
- a CDS encoding saccharopine dehydrogenase: protein MPHLWVRAEERANERRVGITPKGVQALLAAGFQVTVEDSATRIIPAQEYRDAGATTAQAGTWRDAPHDAIIFGLKELPGDTGPLVHRHILFGHAFKGQPSGPDLLRRFREGGGALYDLEYLVDDTGRRVSAFGFWAGYVGAALSILAWAAAQGGSKMQAVTDWDHKEALILDVTEALARIGHRRPTAIIIGALGRTGTGASAFCEAMGVAPTGWDMAETAKGGPFPEILTHDIFLNCILASPGVPVFVPDNARSEPRRLSVIGDIACDPDSAYSPIKVYDRVTTWSDPVLRIADDPVLDVMAIDNLPSLLPLESSQDFADELLPHLLGLDDMASGVWGRANETFRAALAEL from the coding sequence ATGCCACATCTCTGGGTTCGCGCCGAGGAGCGCGCCAATGAACGCCGCGTCGGGATCACACCCAAAGGGGTGCAGGCGCTTCTGGCTGCCGGTTTTCAGGTGACGGTGGAGGATAGCGCCACGCGGATCATCCCCGCGCAGGAGTACCGGGACGCGGGTGCGACCACTGCACAGGCCGGCACGTGGCGGGACGCGCCGCACGATGCGATCATCTTCGGGCTTAAGGAACTGCCCGGGGATACGGGGCCGCTTGTTCACCGGCACATCCTTTTCGGCCATGCGTTCAAGGGCCAACCATCCGGCCCCGACCTGCTGCGCCGGTTTCGCGAAGGCGGCGGGGCGCTCTATGATCTGGAATACCTCGTGGATGACACCGGACGCCGGGTATCGGCCTTCGGGTTCTGGGCGGGCTATGTGGGTGCGGCGCTGTCGATCCTGGCCTGGGCGGCGGCGCAGGGCGGCAGCAAGATGCAAGCCGTTACCGACTGGGACCACAAGGAGGCGTTGATCCTCGACGTGACGGAGGCATTGGCCCGCATCGGCCATAGGCGCCCCACCGCCATCATCATCGGCGCCCTTGGTCGCACCGGCACCGGGGCATCCGCATTTTGCGAGGCGATGGGCGTCGCCCCCACCGGCTGGGACATGGCGGAGACGGCGAAAGGCGGCCCCTTCCCCGAGATCCTGACCCACGACATCTTTCTCAACTGCATCCTCGCCTCCCCCGGCGTGCCGGTCTTCGTGCCGGACAACGCCCGCTCAGAGCCGCGCCGCCTGTCAGTGATCGGCGACATCGCATGCGACCCGGACAGCGCCTATTCCCCGATCAAGGTCTATGACCGTGTGACCACATGGTCCGATCCGGTCCTGAGAATCGCCGATGATCCGGTGCTGGATGTGATGGCGATCGACAATCTGCCGTCGCTGTTGCCGCTGGAAAGCTCCCAGGATTTCGCGGACGAGCTTCTGCCGCACCTTTTGGGCCTGGATGACATGGCCTCCGGCGTCTGGGGCCGCGCCAACGAAACCTTCAGAGCGGCCCTGGCCGAGCTTTGA
- a CDS encoding DUF1365 domain-containing protein yields the protein MSEGIDHIAGQTLHTRRGPVENAFRYGIDYVMLDAEGGARGPFGFGRNRAGFFSLWDRDHGGPPKQGQGAPWARAALAAHGLGDVTDGKLMLLAQPRVLGHVFNPVSFWLAHDRQGRLRAVISEVSNTFGDRHSYLCAHHDHRPIKREDTLTAQKIFHVSPFQPIEGGYAFRFDIRPDRVGIWIDFSTGNEGVYATLTGPRAELTTGSILRAALRRPFGSRRVLSLIHWQALKLWWKGARYRVRPEPPTEEISR from the coding sequence ATGAGCGAGGGGATCGACCATATCGCGGGACAAACGCTCCACACCAGGCGCGGACCGGTGGAGAATGCGTTTCGCTATGGCATCGACTACGTGATGCTCGATGCGGAGGGCGGCGCGCGCGGCCCGTTCGGGTTCGGACGCAACCGCGCGGGCTTCTTCTCGCTCTGGGATCGGGACCATGGCGGCCCCCCGAAACAGGGTCAGGGCGCGCCTTGGGCCAGGGCGGCGCTGGCGGCCCACGGACTGGGCGATGTGACCGACGGCAAGCTGATGCTTCTGGCGCAGCCGCGGGTCCTGGGCCATGTCTTCAACCCGGTCTCCTTCTGGCTGGCCCATGACAGGCAGGGGCGGCTGCGGGCCGTGATTTCGGAAGTGTCCAACACGTTCGGGGACCGGCATTCCTACCTCTGCGCCCACCACGACCACCGCCCGATCAAGCGCGAAGATACGTTGACGGCGCAGAAAATCTTCCACGTCTCCCCCTTCCAGCCGATCGAGGGGGGGTATGCGTTCCGCTTCGACATCCGTCCGGACCGCGTGGGCATCTGGATCGACTTTTCCACCGGCAATGAGGGCGTCTATGCGACCCTGACCGGCCCGCGTGCGGAGCTCACGACGGGCTCCATCCTGCGCGCGGCCCTGCGCCGTCCCTTCGGATCGCGGCGGGTGTTGAGCCTGATCCATTGGCAGGCGCTGAAGCTCTGGTGGAAGGGCGCGCGTTACCGCGTCCGGCCCGAACCGCCGACGGAGGAGATCTCGCGGTGA
- a CDS encoding SDR family oxidoreductase, whose product MRDWSGKKYWLVGASEGLGRSLAHIMSRSGVELVLSARSTDRLEELAAELPGASSIVPVDISDRNSVEDAAAEIGAVDGMVFLAGVYSPMKAQDWDADKVEQMFDINLTGAARVVGQVIGKMVEADKGHIVLIGSLSAYRGLPGAIGYSASKAGLMALAESMHGDLKATGVEVQIANPGFIKTRLTEQNDFDMPFIMEPDAAAQEVFEHMNDDSFHKAFPFGFGLVFRLSRFLPTSIYEWLFFRR is encoded by the coding sequence ATGCGGGACTGGAGCGGGAAAAAGTATTGGCTGGTGGGCGCGTCCGAGGGCCTTGGCCGCAGCCTCGCCCACATCATGAGCCGGTCGGGCGTGGAGCTGGTGCTGTCGGCACGCTCCACCGACCGGCTGGAGGAATTGGCCGCTGAGCTTCCCGGCGCGTCGAGCATCGTTCCCGTCGACATCTCCGACCGCAACTCGGTGGAGGATGCAGCGGCGGAGATCGGGGCCGTGGACGGCATGGTCTTCCTTGCCGGGGTCTACTCGCCGATGAAGGCGCAGGATTGGGACGCCGACAAGGTGGAGCAGATGTTCGATATCAACCTGACCGGTGCCGCGCGCGTCGTCGGGCAGGTAATCGGCAAGATGGTGGAGGCCGACAAGGGCCATATCGTGCTGATCGGGTCGCTGTCGGCCTATCGCGGCCTGCCCGGTGCCATCGGGTATTCCGCGTCGAAGGCCGGCCTGATGGCATTGGCCGAGTCCATGCACGGCGATCTGAAAGCCACGGGCGTGGAGGTGCAGATCGCCAATCCCGGCTTCATCAAGACCCGCCTGACCGAGCAGAACGATTTCGACATGCCCTTCATCATGGAGCCCGACGCCGCCGCGCAGGAAGTGTTCGAGCACATGAATGACGACAGTTTCCACAAGGCGTTTCCGTTCGGCTTCGGCCTCGTCTTCCGCTTGTCGCGGTTCCTTCCCACGTCGATCTACGAATGGCTGTTCTTCCGTCGCTGA
- a CDS encoding MFS transporter — MLPSRPAYAVFAATLACAGLPIYIHAPKFYVDSYGVGLTALAGVLFVLRLFDFVQDPVLGWVASRTRAARGMAVALAGTIMALSMVGLFAVTPPMPPLIWFTVMMIGLFSAFSFLTICMYAEGVGAAQRLGAGGHLSLAAWRETGALLGVCVASIAPFALGFTGAPFASFALGFAVLVGAALWLMRAEWGGGRVEAGAGFGPVLADPLARRLLLIALLNAAPVAVTSTLFLFYVETALQAPGWEGAYLIGFFLMAAASAPVWTRLARRFGSRPMLFAAMTLAVAGFVTVLALGPGDLWAFAAVCIVTGFALGADFALLPAAFAARMEQIAPDASSGFGLWAFVSKATLALAAIALLPALDAAGFNNDGGPTPMSVDVLIYLYAGLPCALKLLAMALLAVTELPRPIGKER; from the coding sequence ATGCTGCCGTCCCGTCCCGCCTATGCCGTTTTCGCCGCCACGCTCGCCTGCGCGGGGCTGCCGATCTACATCCACGCGCCGAAATTCTACGTCGACAGCTATGGCGTCGGCCTGACGGCGCTGGCCGGTGTCCTTTTCGTGCTGCGGCTGTTCGATTTCGTGCAGGACCCGGTGCTGGGATGGGTCGCCAGCCGCACCCGGGCCGCACGGGGGATGGCGGTGGCTTTGGCGGGTACGATCATGGCGCTTTCGATGGTGGGCCTGTTCGCCGTTACCCCGCCGATGCCCCCGCTGATCTGGTTCACGGTGATGATGATCGGCCTCTTCTCCGCCTTCTCGTTCCTGACGATCTGCATGTATGCCGAAGGTGTGGGCGCGGCACAGCGTCTGGGCGCGGGGGGGCATCTGAGCCTCGCCGCCTGGCGGGAGACGGGCGCGCTTCTCGGGGTGTGCGTGGCTTCCATCGCGCCCTTCGCCCTGGGCTTCACCGGCGCGCCGTTCGCATCCTTCGCCTTGGGGTTCGCGGTGCTGGTCGGGGCGGCGCTGTGGCTGATGCGCGCGGAATGGGGCGGGGGCCGGGTGGAGGCGGGCGCGGGGTTCGGCCCGGTCCTGGCCGATCCGTTGGCGCGCCGCCTGCTTCTGATCGCGCTTCTGAATGCGGCGCCCGTCGCCGTCACCTCCACCCTCTTCCTGTTCTATGTCGAAACCGCGTTGCAGGCGCCGGGATGGGAAGGGGCGTACCTGATCGGGTTCTTCCTGATGGCCGCAGCTTCGGCCCCCGTCTGGACGCGGCTGGCGCGGCGCTTCGGCAGCCGCCCGATGCTGTTTGCGGCGATGACGCTGGCCGTTGCGGGCTTCGTCACCGTGCTGGCGCTTGGCCCCGGCGATCTGTGGGCCTTCGCCGCCGTGTGCATCGTGACGGGCTTCGCGCTGGGGGCGGATTTCGCGCTGCTTCCGGCGGCGTTTGCGGCACGGATGGAACAAATCGCGCCCGATGCGAGTTCCGGTTTCGGGTTGTGGGCCTTCGTGTCCAAGGCCACGTTGGCGCTTGCGGCGATCGCACTGCTGCCGGCGCTGGATGCGGCGGGGTTCAATAATGATGGCGGACCGACGCCCATGTCGGTGGATGTGCTGATTTACCTCTATGCGGGCCTGCCTTGCGCCCTAAAACTTCTGGCAATGGCCCTTTTGGCAGTGACGGAGCTGCCGCGACCAATTGGAAAGGAACGATGA
- a CDS encoding NAD(P)/FAD-dependent oxidoreductase, translating to MPFETMQTAPKKIAIIGAGISGMAAAYHLSPDHHVTLIEAEGRLGGHARTIVAGKNGDQPVDTGFIVFNHVNYPNLVRLFKELDVPTAKSDMSFAASIDGGRIEYGLRNLRALFAQPRNIARPGYLRMIRDLLRFNAEAEALATDSTITLGALMDQMQMGPWFRDYYLTPISGAIWSTPKEEIMDFPAQALVRFFRNHNLMQSTGQHQWYTVQGGSIEYVTRLERAMRTRGVDIRMGRGAQAVRRTPIGVEVQQEGHWEHFDEVIFATHSDVTLSLLADPTPAEQAALSAVRYQPNSAILHADARAMPRRRATWSSWNYTERKGHEGGPIDLTYWMNCLQPIPESDPLFVTLNSRAPIDDKLVYDVAEFSHPVYDLAALAAQSTIRGLNGDNATWFCGAWMKNGFHEDGYASAMDVVQGLKEKDRSVLAA from the coding sequence ATGCCGTTCGAGACAATGCAAACCGCGCCGAAGAAGATCGCGATCATCGGCGCAGGGATATCCGGCATGGCCGCGGCCTATCACCTGTCCCCGGACCACCACGTCACCCTGATCGAGGCGGAGGGGCGATTGGGCGGCCATGCAAGGACGATCGTTGCGGGCAAGAACGGGGATCAGCCGGTCGATACCGGGTTCATCGTGTTCAACCACGTCAATTATCCCAACCTCGTGCGCCTGTTCAAGGAACTGGACGTGCCCACGGCCAAATCCGACATGTCCTTCGCCGCCTCCATCGACGGGGGGCGGATCGAGTACGGGCTGCGCAATCTGCGCGCGTTGTTCGCGCAGCCGCGCAACATAGCGCGCCCCGGTTACCTGCGGATGATCCGCGACCTTCTGCGCTTCAACGCGGAGGCGGAGGCCTTGGCGACCGACAGCACCATCACGCTGGGTGCGTTGATGGACCAGATGCAGATGGGTCCGTGGTTCCGCGACTACTACCTGACGCCGATTTCCGGCGCGATCTGGTCCACCCCGAAAGAGGAGATCATGGATTTCCCCGCCCAGGCGCTGGTCCGGTTCTTCCGAAACCACAATCTGATGCAATCGACCGGTCAGCACCAATGGTACACGGTGCAGGGCGGGTCCATCGAATATGTCACCCGACTGGAGCGGGCGATGCGCACACGGGGCGTGGACATCCGCATGGGTCGCGGTGCGCAAGCGGTGCGGCGCACCCCCATCGGGGTCGAGGTCCAACAAGAGGGCCATTGGGAGCATTTCGACGAGGTGATCTTCGCCACCCATTCCGATGTAACCCTGTCGCTTCTGGCCGATCCGACGCCCGCGGAACAGGCCGCCCTGTCTGCCGTGCGGTACCAGCCCAACAGCGCAATCCTTCACGCTGATGCCCGCGCGATGCCCCGGCGCCGCGCGACGTGGTCAAGCTGGAATTACACCGAGCGGAAGGGCCATGAAGGCGGGCCGATCGACCTGACTTACTGGATGAATTGCCTGCAACCGATCCCGGAAAGCGACCCGCTTTTCGTGACGCTCAACAGCCGCGCGCCGATTGACGACAAGCTGGTCTACGACGTGGCGGAGTTCAGTCACCCGGTCTACGACCTTGCCGCACTGGCCGCGCAATCCACGATCCGGGGCCTGAACGGCGACAACGCCACATGGTTCTGCGGCGCGTGGATGAAGAACGGGTTTCACGAGGACGGCTATGCAAGCGCGATGGATGTCGTGCAGGGCCTGAAGGAAAAGGATCGGAGCGTGCTGGCCGCATGA
- a CDS encoding AMP-binding protein: protein MADTTPPSGAPQSVPALLRRNATRFGDSPAYREKEFGIWQSWTWAETADEIEKIALGLLELGLNRGDYVAVIGRNRPALYWSMVAVEMAGAVPVPLYQDAVAEEMTYVLDHCGARFVIAGDQEQVDKVIEAQETLHGIEHVIYVEKRGMRKYDHGALHALEDVQAKGAAAGASLKDDLAAREAELTYDSTCVMLYTSGTTGKPKGVVLSNRNIIEASKSSSEFDGLRPDDEVLAYLPMAWVGDFIFSIGQAYWTGFCVNCPESADTMMMDLREIGPTYFFAPPRVFETLLTSVMIRMEDAGKFKKGLFDRAMARAKVTGPKILDGKPVSGGEKLAYALDNLLVIGPLKNTLGMSRVRVGYTAGEAIGPEIFDFYRALGINLKQLYGQTEASVFITQQPDHEVRPDTVGVPSPGVELKIGDNGEVFYRSPGTFVEYFKNPESTASTKDAEGWVATGDAGFIEEDTGHLRILDRAKDVGKMAQGGLFAPKFVENKLKFYPDILEAVVFGNEREFCTAFINIDLSAVGNWAERNNIAYASYQELAGHPQVLDSIQSHVEAVNRSVAEDPMLSHCQVARFLVLHKELDADDGELTRTRKVRRRIIEEKFGELIEALYDGSSEKYTETEVTYEDGRKGKISATLEIRDAATVPVDANRMAAE from the coding sequence TTGGCTGATACGACACCGCCTTCGGGCGCGCCGCAATCCGTGCCTGCGCTGCTTCGCCGTAACGCGACGCGCTTCGGTGATAGCCCCGCCTACCGCGAAAAGGAATTCGGGATCTGGCAAAGCTGGACCTGGGCCGAGACGGCCGACGAGATCGAGAAGATCGCCCTCGGCCTCTTGGAGCTTGGCCTGAACCGGGGCGATTACGTTGCCGTCATCGGCCGCAACCGCCCCGCGCTCTACTGGTCGATGGTCGCGGTGGAAATGGCGGGCGCCGTGCCCGTCCCGCTCTACCAGGATGCCGTCGCGGAAGAGATGACTTACGTGCTCGACCATTGCGGCGCGCGGTTCGTGATCGCGGGCGACCAGGAACAGGTCGACAAGGTGATCGAGGCGCAGGAAACGCTGCACGGCATCGAGCACGTGATCTACGTCGAAAAGCGCGGGATGCGGAAATACGACCACGGCGCTCTGCATGCGCTGGAAGATGTGCAGGCCAAGGGCGCCGCAGCGGGCGCGAGCCTGAAAGACGATCTGGCCGCCCGCGAGGCGGAGCTGACCTATGACAGCACCTGCGTGATGCTCTACACCTCCGGCACGACGGGCAAGCCGAAGGGCGTTGTCCTGTCGAACCGCAATATCATCGAGGCGTCGAAATCCTCCTCCGAATTCGACGGGTTGCGGCCCGATGACGAGGTGCTGGCCTATCTGCCGATGGCCTGGGTGGGGGATTTCATCTTCTCCATCGGGCAGGCGTACTGGACCGGGTTCTGCGTGAATTGCCCCGAAAGTGCCGACACGATGATGATGGATCTGCGGGAGATCGGGCCGACCTATTTCTTCGCCCCGCCGCGTGTGTTCGAGACGCTGCTGACCTCCGTGATGATCCGGATGGAGGATGCGGGGAAATTCAAGAAGGGCCTGTTTGACCGCGCCATGGCGCGCGCCAAGGTGACAGGCCCCAAGATCCTGGACGGCAAGCCCGTCTCGGGCGGCGAAAAGCTGGCCTATGCGCTCGACAACCTTCTGGTGATCGGACCGCTCAAGAATACGCTCGGCATGAGCCGCGTGCGCGTGGGCTATACCGCGGGGGAGGCGATCGGGCCGGAGATTTTCGATTTCTACCGCGCGCTCGGGATCAACCTGAAGCAGCTTTACGGGCAGACGGAGGCGAGTGTCTTCATCACCCAGCAACCCGACCACGAAGTGCGCCCCGATACGGTCGGCGTGCCGTCGCCCGGGGTGGAATTGAAGATCGGCGATAACGGGGAAGTTTTCTACCGCTCGCCCGGTACGTTCGTGGAGTATTTCAAGAACCCCGAAAGCACGGCCTCCACCAAGGATGCGGAGGGTTGGGTGGCCACCGGCGACGCAGGCTTCATCGAGGAGGACACCGGACATCTGCGCATCCTCGACCGCGCCAAGGATGTGGGCAAAATGGCCCAGGGCGGGTTATTCGCGCCGAAATTCGTGGAGAACAAGCTGAAGTTCTATCCCGATATTCTGGAGGCCGTGGTCTTCGGAAACGAGCGGGAGTTCTGCACCGCGTTCATCAATATCGACCTGAGCGCTGTGGGCAATTGGGCGGAGCGCAACAACATCGCCTATGCCTCCTACCAGGAATTGGCGGGGCATCCCCAGGTGCTGGATTCGATCCAATCCCACGTTGAGGCGGTGAACCGCTCCGTCGCGGAGGACCCGATGCTGTCCCACTGCCAAGTCGCGCGGTTCCTCGTGCTGCACAAGGAGCTGGACGCCGATGACGGAGAGCTGACGCGGACCCGCAAGGTGCGGCGGCGGATCATCGAGGAGAAATTCGGCGAGTTGATCGAGGCGCTTTATGACGGATCGTCCGAGAAATACACCGAGACGGAAGTGACCTACGAGGATGGCCGGAAGGGCAAGATCTCGGCGACGTTGGAAATCCGCGATGCGGCCACGGTGCCGGTCGATGCGAACCGGATGGCTGCGGAATGA